GATACCCTCTCCACTTCTATCCCGAGGTCGCCTATGGCCCGGCAGACATTGTGCCAGGGAGTAAAAATACTTAATATCAAAAAGAGCACGCTCAGGAAGGCACGCATTTTTCACCCCTTTCGAGTCGATAGTTCTTAATAATTGTATAGGAAAACGGCCATAAAGAAAAGACTAAAAGCGGAAAAGACCAAAGGATTTCGGGTTACATAAAGCGGTCCGCCTAAGGCAATACCGCCGGAGAGACAGGGGCGCCCGGTGCGGGGCCCATGTTTTCTTTCAAATCCTTCGGAAAAATGGTAAAAATATAAGAAATTGAGATATCGATAAGGAATCCTATCAACGGGTGTGGCCAAAATGACAGAAGAAATACTGGTTCAGATGTTGCGAAAATATCGACAGTCCTCAATCTTCGCTCACTACGCCTCTCTTTCGCAGGAGAAGAAAGTCGTCTTTCTGGAAGAATCGGGTCAGTTTGATTTCGACCTTGCCTTTTCTCTTTACGGTGATTCTCTCAAGACAAAAGCAGGCGCTGCCGGGGCAGACTCTATTGATCCGGCGCCTATCCTGACCATTCCCCGCACCGCCGAGGGGATCGCACGAAAAGAAGAAGCGCTCCGTGCGGGCGAGACCCTCCTCCGTGAAGGCAAGGTAGCAGTGCTCATCGTCGCCGGAGGCCAGGGTTCGCGCCTCGGATTCGAGGGCCCTAAAGGCGCATTCCCTATTTCCCCTATCAAAGGAAAAACGCTTTTCCGCCTCTTCTGCGAGTCCTTGAAAGCCATGTCCCTCCTTTACGGATGTCCCATCCCTCTCGTTATCATGACCAGCCGGGAGAACGATCTCGATACGAGGAAATACTTCGATTCCCATCGATATTTCGGCCTCGAATCCGGTAATGTCGATTTTTTTCAGCAGGGAATGCTGCCTACCGTCACGCCCGAGGGCGAATTTCTTTTAAAAGATGAAACCCATTTCTTCACAAATCCCGATGGACACGGAGGCTCTTTGAAGGGCATTTACGACTCGGGCCTCCTTGACCGTCTCATGTCCAGGGGTGTATCCGAACTTTTTTATTGTCAGGTAGACAACCCCCTGGTGAGAATGGCCGACCCGGTATTCCTCGGCTATCATCACCTTAAAGGATCGGAGATGAGTACGAAGGTGGTGAGGCGTGAAAATATCGAGGAAAAAGTAGGAGTTTATGTTACGGTGGGCGGCAAGGAAGCCATAGTCGAATATAGCGACCTCGGCGGCAAACATATGGAAGCCCTGGACGACAAGGGAAATATCCTTTATTGGGGTGGGAATACGGCAATTCATATCCTCAGCCTCGAATTCGTGAGACGCTTGAATTCCCACGGCTTCGTCCTTCCCTACCACCGCGCCTCAAGGCCTGTCGATGCGTGGAAGCCTGAGGGCGGCTTTGAACGGGCCGAAGGATGGAAGTTCGAGACTTTTGTATTCGATGCCATACCTTTTGCGGGAAAGACATGCGCCATTGAAGTCTCCAGGGAAGAAGAATTCTCCCCTGTCAAGAATAGCGAGGGCCCCGATTCACCCCGCACCGCCTCGGAGGCTATGAACAGGCTCTTCCGGAAATGGCTCGAGGATTCGGGGGTCTCCGTGGCGCCCGGCGCCCGGGTAGAGATCAGCCCTTTATTCGCCGTCGATAGGGAGCGGCTTGCGTTGAAACTGGCGGGTGAGAAAATCGAGATCACCCGGGATACCTACCTTGGCGATTAGGCGAATGAACACCATCACGGCAACAGGTGATCACGCAGGCGGTGAGTCTGTGCTGCCGGACCGTCATGGGTGCACCTGCGCCGGAGTGCGGGGAAGGGAGTGTCTCTCATGATAAGAATTCTCATTGCCGACGACCATCCCATCGTGCGACGGGGCCTGAAGCAGATACTCTCCGACGAGCCCGATATGGCGGTACCCGGCGAAGCCAGTGACGCCAATGAAGTGCTCGCCCTCATGACAAAGGGCACCTGGGATATCGTGATCCTCGATATCAAGATGCCCGGACGGAGCGGCCTGGACGTACTGAAAGAGCTGAGACAGAAATACCCTAAACTGCCCGTCCTCGTCTTAAGCATCCATCCGGAAGACCAGTACGCGGTGCGGGCACTGAGGACCGGGGCCGCGGGCTATCTCACCAAAGAGAGTGCCCCCGAAGAACTGGTAAAAGCCATCAGAACCATTCTCAATAGGGGGAAATACGTAAGTGCCAGCCTGGCCGAGCGCCTCGCCTTCGAATTGGAGACGGACGGCGGAAAGGCATCTCATTTTAAGCTGTCGAACCGGGAGTACCAGGTAATGCTCCTGATCGCCGGAGGTAAGCGGTTAAGCGATATCGCAGATGAATTATCCCTGAGCGTGAAGACGATCAGCACCTACAGGGCCCGTATCCTTGAGAAAATGAGTCTCAAAAATAATGCCGAAGTCACCCATTATGCGATAAAAAACCTTCTGGTCGAATAAATCTCCCTATTTGTAGGACAAATTCGGACATATAAATCAGAAATCAACCTATTTTCACACTTTCATCGATTTGATATGCTTATAGGGTAACAGATGAGGTGGCATACGGATGTTCGCACCGTGCGAATACTTCAAAAGACCGGACATCCGTAAGCCGATTCACTGAGTGAGGTACCGATTTTTAACCGGTCGAAGTTTAGTGGATTATCCCTCCGACACATCCTTTGGTATTTCAGAATGGAGGGTGACCGCTCACTGAAATAGGCTGCACCCCTGCCACCCCCCCTTCAGGTATGGGGTGCATCTATTTCGTGAGATTTTCGCTTACAATTTCTCAGCCATTTCTCTAAAGGGTTAAGCTTTTTAGATAATCCTGCGCCGCGCTGCCGGCCACCCTTCCCGGACCCGGACAAACAAAGGTATCAAAATCTTCGGATATACTTCGAATTCCCCCTAACGGCCCTCCAGCACATGAATCTTTATAAAATTAGTCGTACCTCCCACGAGCAGCGGCAGGCTCGCCACGATCACCAGTTTGTCGCCCACAGACGCGTATCCTAACTCGATGAGCTCCCGATCGAGGCGCCTTACAAGCTCTTCGGAGGTTTCGAGGCTTTCCACGCGATAGGGGAGGACCCCCCAATAAAGGGCCATACGGTTCACCACTTTTTCGTAGGGAGAAAAGGCCACTATGGGTGTTTCCGGCCTGAATTCAGAAATGAGGTGGGCTGTGAAGCCGGTGGTGGTGAAAGCGACGATAAACTTCGCCCCTACCTCCGCGGCCGCCCGTGACGCCGCATGGGCAATAGCTTCGGGTATCTCGCAGATCCTGTCCGGCCCGAAAGAGAAGGGCCGGTGTTCACCCGGGCCCACCCTGGAGCTTTCGGTATATCGGATAATTCTGCCCATGGTCTCCACTGCCTGGACAGGAAACTTCCCCGAGGCAGTCTCTTCGGAAAGCATGAGTGCGTCGGTCCCGTCAATCACCGCATTCGCCACATCAGTGGCCTCCGCCCTGGTCGGTCTCTCGTGGACCGTCATCGACTCGAGCATCTGGGTTGCCGTAATGACGAGCTTCCTGTTCCCCCGGGCTTTCTCGATGAGCATCTTCTGATAGAGGGGAACCTGTTCCAGGGGAGTCTCGACCCCGAGGTCCCCCCGGGCTACCATGATGCCGTCTACCTCTTTGAGAATCTCGTCGATGGCATCGATGGCTTCCTTTTTTTCGATCTTTGCGATAATGGGAATAGACGCATTTCTCTTCGCGAGCCAAGTCCTGGCCGCACGCACGTCCCTCACGGACCGTACAAAAGAAAGAGCCACATAATCGATCCCCATTGCAAGCCCGAACTCGAGGTCCTGCTTATCCTTTGCCGTGAAAGACAACTCCTTGAGCTTCATCCCGGGCAGGTTTACCCCTTTCTTTTCCCTCAGTACGCCCCCTTCGACTATTGAAGTAACAAGCCTCTCTCCTTCTTTGTGAAGGACCTTCAACTGGATCATGCCATCGTCGAGGAGAATGACGTCGCCCGTCTTCGCCGCATCGATAAGGGTGGGATAGGGGATGAAGAAGGCTTTTGCAGTACCCAACCCTTCGCCTGTTAAAATATCGACCTGGTCTCCCGCCGTCAGTTTTACCTTGCCCCCCTGAAGCCGGCCGACTCTGATCTTTATGCCCTGGAGGTCCTGGAGTATGGCAACGGGTTTCTCGAGCTTGAGCGATGCCCTGCGAATCTTCCCGATCACTTCTCCATGGGAGGCGTGATCCCCGTGGGAAAAATTGAGTCTCGCCACATTCATTCCGCTCGCGATCAGGGCTTCAATTTTACTCTCCCTTTGTGTGGCGGGTCCTATGGTGCAGACTATTCTCGCTTTTCTCCCATCCTCCATGGAGGTCCTCCTTCAGATTTATTTTCCCGGGACAGAGACCCGGGGCTGTCTCCCCCGCCGCTTTAGTCCATCGGGCGCCGGTCAAATTATGCAATATCGAAAACATTGAGGCCGTGAGACCACCTTTTAGCAAAGATCGCCTTGATCTCCTCCGCTTCAGGATGGGACCACTCTTTCAGGGCCTCCGCGGCTAATTCGCGGGCAAGGGCCATCGTTTCCCCGTCACGGCGGAGGTCTCCTATCCGGAAACCGGTGAGACCCGATTGCCTTAGCCCCAACATCTCTCCCGCCCCCCTGATCTTCAGATCCTCCTCGGCAATCAGGAAGCCGTCATTCGTTTTGGCAAGGATTTTGAGGCGGCGCGACGCCTGCTCCGTTCGTTTCGCTTGGGTTAGGAGAAGGCACTTCGAGGGAAAGGTGCTTCTTCCGACCCTCCCCCTGAGCTGGTGCAACTGGGAAAGACCGAACCTTTCCGCATGTTCTACGGCAATCACGGTGGCGTTCGGCACGTCGATTCCGACTTCAACCACGGTCGTGCAGACCAGCACGTCCACCTCTCCGGCCTTGAAAGCGGACATGATCTGCTCCTTCTCCCGGGGTTTCATTTTCCCGTGGAGAAGGCCTATCCTTCTGCCGGGAAAGAGGGTCTCCGCGTGGGAAGCCATGGCCGTGGCATCGAGAAGGTCCACTTTTTCGGACTGTTCCACGAGGGGATAGACCATGTATGCCTGCCGGCCCTTCTCAAGCTCGGCCTCTATCATGCGATACGCTTCAGACCGCAGGGAATCGGGCAGGACATGGGTCGCGATCCGGTGCCTGCCCCGGGGGAGCTCGTCGAGGATCGACACGTCGAGGTCTCCATGGAGGACCAGGGAAAGGGTTCTCGGGATTGGGGTGGCGCTCATCACGAGGACATGGGGCATGAACCCTTTCTGCTTCAGGGTCCTCCTCTGGCTCACGCCGAACCTGTGCTGCTCGTCCACCACCACGAGCCCGAGCCGCGTCAGAGTGACATCCTTTTGCAGAAGGGCGTGGGTACCGATCAGGATGAAGGACTTTTCGGACTCCATTCGCCTGAGTGTCTCCTCCCTCTCCTTTCCCATGTCGCCCCTCAGGTAAAAGACCGGCACCCCTGTCTCCTCGAACATCCTGTGGACCGTCAGGTAATGCTGCTCGGCCAGTATCTCCGTGGGCGCCATAAAGGCCGCCTGCAACCCGTCTCCTACCGCAATACAGGATGCGAGGATGGCGAGAATCGTCTTGCCGGAGCCCACGTCCCCCTGGAGCAGGCGGTTCATGGGGCGCAACCCCGCCATGTCTCCTTCTATTTCTTCCAAGACCCTTTGTTGTGCGGTGGTGAGATCGAAGGTGAGGTTTCCAAGGGTCCCCCTGTAAAGGTCATTATTGATGTCAAGCCTGATGCCCGGAAATCTTCTCCCCTCTTCCCGCTCAAGGAGCACTGCCGCTTGGAAAAGGAAGAATTCTTCTATAATGAGCCTTTTTCGCTCGACAAAATCTTCATCCGATAATGGAGGAGGGACATGAGGGAAATGGAGCGCTTCCAGCGCCTCCCTGAGTGACGGCAGTCTGTGGCGACTCTCGATTCCAACGGGTATGAGGCTTTCCAGAGAGGCGCCATGGTCCTCGAAGGCTTTCTTCACCAGTCTCTTTAATATTCCCCGTTTAACCCCCTCGATCTCCGGATAGAGTGGGATCACGGCCTTGTACTCTCGCGACTCCTCCTCGTTTTCAAGTGGCATCACATCGGGATGAACGATCTGTCTTTGCGCGCCGAAACGCGTCACTTTGCCCGATATCAGGAGAAGGGTGCCCTTCGAGGCGCTTTCCTTGAGATAACGAGGGGGATGGTGGAACCATTTCAGGCAGATCGTACCCGTATCGTCCGTCACCACCGCCTGATACCCGGCTTTTCCGCCCCTGCGGAAAGAGAGGGAGCCCTGGGTGAGCACTCGAGCGACAATGAGTGCCGGCTCTCCTTCTTCGATCTCCGAAATGGGCCTTATCTCCCTCCTGTCCTCGTACCTGGTGGGCAGGAAAAAGAGGAGGTCCTCAATTGTATGAATGGCCCTGCCTGCAAGTCCACGGGTTATGGCAGGTCCTACCCCCTTGAGGTCGCTCACGGGCCGGTCGAGATTTTCATTTCTCTTTCGCATTTGCGATTTTTATATTACAATATACGAGAGCCGATTTAAACGACAAATGAACCTGACCGCCAAGGAGAGTCCGGGCGTGGCCTCCTGTCCTTCGCCTCACGAGGATCGCAATCGGTGGTCGATCGGGTCCCGGGAAATACACAGATCGTCAGCGGCCTCTATGGAAGCCATGGAATCAGACAACCTTCTCATTGCAAATAATGGGGTGATAAAGATCGTTGAAGGTGATCTCACTGAAAGCGACGTGGACGCGATCGTCAATGCCGCAAACTCGCACCTCCAGCATGGAGGCGGTGTGGCGGGGGCCATCTCGAGAAAAGGAGGGCCAGTCATACAGGAGGAGAGTAATCGCATAGGCCATGTCCCCGTGGGCGGATGTGCACTCACCTCGGGAGGCAGACTCAAGGCGCGTCACGTAATTCATGCGGTAGGACCCAGATGGGGTGAAGGGGATGAGGAGCGCAAACTGACGGAGGCCGTCCGAAATACCTTATCCCTGGCCGCCGAGCAAGGTTTCAGGAGTATCTCCTTTCCTGCCATAAGTGCGGGTATTTTCGGTTTTCCCAAGAAACGATGCGCCGAGATCATGGTCGGGGAGGTAACCGACTATCTCAAAAGTAAGGCCACATCGCTCAAGGAAGTTAATTTTTATCTTACTGATGCGGAGATCATTCGGTTCTTCAAAGAAGAGCTGAGAAAAAAAGAAAAAGGGATATAAATGTGCGGTATATTTGGAATATTTAATCATAAGGACGCAGCGAACATTGTCTATCTGGGTCTTCACGCACTTCAGCACAGGGGGCAGGAAAGTGCGGGAATCGCAAGCTCGGACGGCGACGCCATACTGTCCCACCGGCAGATGGGACTCGTATCGGATATATTCAATGAGACTACCCTCAGGCGATTGAAAGGTAATTCGGCCATCGGACACGTGAGATATTCGACTGCCGGATCGAGCAACATCGGCAATGCCCAGCCCCTTGTGGTGGAGTACTCAAAGGGATTCATCGCCCTCGCCCATAATGGAAACCTCACCAATGCAAAGATCATAAAAGACGAGCTTGAGAGTTACGGCTCTATTTTTCAGTCCTCCACGGATACGGAGGTTATCATCCATCTTGTGGCCCTCTCTCACGAAAACTCTACCCTCGACAGGCTCATTGCCGCCCTCAGAAGGCTGGAGGGCTCCTTTTCCCTCCTTGTCATGACGGACCGGGAGCTTATCGCCCTGAGAGACCCTTACGGGTTCCGGCCCCTGGTGCTGGGCCGGCTCAAAGATTCCTACGTCGTCTCCAGCGAGACCTGCGCCTTCGATCTGGTGGAAGCCGAATACTTACGGGAGATAGAGCCGGGCGAAATCCTCCACATTACCCATGACGACGTAAAAAGCTATATGCCTTTTAAAAAGGTGAATAAAAAACGCTGTATCTTCGAATATATCTATTTTGCACGACCCGACAGCTTCATGTTCGGCAAGACCGTCTATACCGTGAGAAAGGCCCTGGGAAGGGAATTGGCGAGGGACACTCATGTGGAGGCCGATATGGTGATTCCCATCCCCGATTCGGGCATAGGGGCGGCCATAGGTTACTCTCAGGAGACAGGCATACCTTTCGAGCTCGGGCTCATAAGAAACCATTACGTGGGCAGGACCTTCATAGAACCCGAAGAGTCGATCCGCCATTTCGGGGTAAAGCTGAAACTGAACGCCGTACGGGACGTAGTGAAAGGGAAAAGGATCGTCGTCATAGACGATTCCATTGTAAGGGCTACCACCGGCCGGAAGATCATAAAGATGCTGAGACAATACGGAGCAAAGGAAGTCCACTTCAGGGTAAGCTCTCCCCCTACGGAGTATCCCTGCTTCTATGGCATAGACACGCCTTCAAGGGGCGAGCTGATCGCATCCTCTCACTCGCCCGAAGAGATCAATAAATACATGGAATCCGATACGCTTAAGTACCTGACTGTGGACGGGATGAAAAGGGCCCTCGACAATGGAGAGTATTCTTATTGCGATGCCTGTTTTACAGGCGCCTATCCATCGAAATTTCCGTGGGGCATGGAGCTCGAGCAGATGGAACTATTCGTGAAGAGGTGAAAATGAACGAGGAAAAACGGCTGTTGGAACTATTGAAGCATCTGTCCTACGAAGAGGGCGATTTTGTCCTTACGAGTGGGAAGAGAAGCACCTATTACATCGACGCCAAGGAGACCACTCTCAACCCGGAAGGCATGTCTCTCGTGGGCAGCATCATGCACCGGATGGTGCGCGAATTACCGGGAATCCAGGCCGTGGGCGGCGTGAGCATTGGCGGCGATCCCCTGGTCTGCTCCGTGGTACTCCGGGCGGCAGCGCAAAAGGATCCGCTCCTCGGCTTTTTCATCAGGAAAGAGCCCAAAGGACACGGGAAGAATTTATGGGTAGAGGGCGGGAAGAACCTCGAGAGGGACATGAATGTGGTGATCCTCGAAGACGTGGTCACCACGGGCGGCTCGTCTCTTAAGGCAATAGAAGTAACCGAAAAAGAGGGATATAAGGTCAAGGGTATCGTGGCCCTCCTCGACCGCCTGGAAGGCGGGAAGGCTGCCATCGAGGCCGGAGGATATAGTTTTAGATCCATATTCACCCTCACCGACTTACGGTAATAAGTCAAATTTGCGGGTCGGGCGCGAAAGAAGGTAATGCCGGGGTTATACCGGAAAAAATGTGAAGGGGAGGTCAGGATGAAACGCATTGCATCGACTATTCTTACTGTAGTTGCTCTTTCTCTTATTTTTACGGGAATCGCCGCGGCCAAAATGGAAACGGCGACAGGCAAAGTTACCGCCATAGATCCCGCAGGAAAGGCCATAGTGATCGTACAGGGAAAAGGTTACGGCGCCCGCACAGTGGGACCCATAATCGGCCCTGATACGGTAATCAAGGTGAAAGGAAAAAAAACCGACCTGAATTCCATAAAGGTAGGCGACAAAGTAACGATCAAGCTCGAAAGGTCCGACAACGAATACGCAAAGCAGATAATAAAGAAGTAACTTTAGCTCCCACCGCGAGCGACAGGCACCCCGGGTTTTTGCCCCCGGACCAACAGCAGGCGCTTAAAGGCGACGAGTTCCTTCTCTTGTTTTCTGTTTCACCTTAGCTCGCCTAGCGAGCGAGAAGGGGAGGCTCCGCGGGCTTTGCCCGTGGACCAACAGTAGGGGCCTTAAGGCCGGGGGGCGACGTGAGCCCGTTCAAATAGCTGGCGACGCAGGACCCTGCAAATAACCGACGGAATGAGTTCTTGTTTCTATTTAGCTCGCACCGCGAGCGAGAGGGGAAGGCTCCGCGGGCTTTGCCCGTGGAGGGGGCGACGTGAGCCCCTAAAATAGCTGGCGACGTGAGCCCCTAAAATAGCTGGCGACGTAAGCCCCTTTAATGTTCCGCCACAATATGCGAGAGCAACTCCTTTCTCCCATAGCCGTCCTTTGCTGAAAAGGTAAGGACACGGCTTTCGCCGAAATATCGCGAGAAGAGCATCTTCTTCTTCATTACATTACTTCTCGTCTCTTTGTCGATTTTCGTCAATACCACCGAAAATTCAAGTTCCAGGGAAAAAACCCAATCTATCAGGGCCTTATCAAGATCGTCTATATCCCTTCTCACATCGTAGACCCAGATAAGGTCACGGATGCGCCGGCTTTCGGCTATATAACCCCCGATCATGGATTCCCAGCCCTTATACATCTCTTTCGATACCTTGGCGTAACCGAATCCCGGAAAATCGGAAAAGATCATCGACTTCCTGCCGCCTCCGAGTTCATAGAGGACCTTGTAGAGGTTGATAATCCTCGTCGCCCCGGGCGTCGAGCTGGTCTTCGCCACTTTTCGCATAACCAGCCTGTTGATCATCGATGATTTTCCGACATTCGACCGCCCTATAAAAGAGACCTCGGGGACAGTCTCGTCTGCGGTCTCGTC
This is a stretch of genomic DNA from Syntrophorhabdaceae bacterium. It encodes these proteins:
- a CDS encoding UTP--glucose-1-phosphate uridylyltransferase codes for the protein MTEEILVQMLRKYRQSSIFAHYASLSQEKKVVFLEESGQFDFDLAFSLYGDSLKTKAGAAGADSIDPAPILTIPRTAEGIARKEEALRAGETLLREGKVAVLIVAGGQGSRLGFEGPKGAFPISPIKGKTLFRLFCESLKAMSLLYGCPIPLVIMTSRENDLDTRKYFDSHRYFGLESGNVDFFQQGMLPTVTPEGEFLLKDETHFFTNPDGHGGSLKGIYDSGLLDRLMSRGVSELFYCQVDNPLVRMADPVFLGYHHLKGSEMSTKVVRRENIEEKVGVYVTVGGKEAIVEYSDLGGKHMEALDDKGNILYWGGNTAIHILSLEFVRRLNSHGFVLPYHRASRPVDAWKPEGGFERAEGWKFETFVFDAIPFAGKTCAIEVSREEEFSPVKNSEGPDSPRTASEAMNRLFRKWLEDSGVSVAPGARVEISPLFAVDRERLALKLAGEKIEITRDTYLGD
- the recG gene encoding ATP-dependent DNA helicase RecG, with translation MRKRNENLDRPVSDLKGVGPAITRGLAGRAIHTIEDLLFFLPTRYEDRREIRPISEIEEGEPALIVARVLTQGSLSFRRGGKAGYQAVVTDDTGTICLKWFHHPPRYLKESASKGTLLLISGKVTRFGAQRQIVHPDVMPLENEEESREYKAVIPLYPEIEGVKRGILKRLVKKAFEDHGASLESLIPVGIESRHRLPSLREALEALHFPHVPPPLSDEDFVERKRLIIEEFFLFQAAVLLEREEGRRFPGIRLDINNDLYRGTLGNLTFDLTTAQQRVLEEIEGDMAGLRPMNRLLQGDVGSGKTILAILASCIAVGDGLQAAFMAPTEILAEQHYLTVHRMFEETGVPVFYLRGDMGKEREETLRRMESEKSFILIGTHALLQKDVTLTRLGLVVVDEQHRFGVSQRRTLKQKGFMPHVLVMSATPIPRTLSLVLHGDLDVSILDELPRGRHRIATHVLPDSLRSEAYRMIEAELEKGRQAYMVYPLVEQSEKVDLLDATAMASHAETLFPGRRIGLLHGKMKPREKEQIMSAFKAGEVDVLVCTTVVEVGIDVPNATVIAVEHAERFGLSQLHQLRGRVGRSTFPSKCLLLTQAKRTEQASRRLKILAKTNDGFLIAEEDLKIRGAGEMLGLRQSGLTGFRIGDLRRDGETMALARELAAEALKEWSHPEAEEIKAIFAKRWSHGLNVFDIA
- a CDS encoding response regulator transcription factor; its protein translation is MIRILIADDHPIVRRGLKQILSDEPDMAVPGEASDANEVLALMTKGTWDIVILDIKMPGRSGLDVLKELRQKYPKLPVLVLSIHPEDQYAVRALRTGAAGYLTKESAPEELVKAIRTILNRGKYVSASLAERLAFELETDGGKASHFKLSNREYQVMLLIAGGKRLSDIADELSLSVKTISTYRARILEKMSLKNNAEVTHYAIKNLLVE
- the pyrE gene encoding orotate phosphoribosyltransferase, with translation MNEEKRLLELLKHLSYEEGDFVLTSGKRSTYYIDAKETTLNPEGMSLVGSIMHRMVRELPGIQAVGGVSIGGDPLVCSVVLRAAAQKDPLLGFFIRKEPKGHGKNLWVEGGKNLERDMNVVILEDVVTTGGSSLKAIEVTEKEGYKVKGIVALLDRLEGGKAAIEAGGYSFRSIFTLTDLR
- the purF gene encoding amidophosphoribosyltransferase, which translates into the protein MCGIFGIFNHKDAANIVYLGLHALQHRGQESAGIASSDGDAILSHRQMGLVSDIFNETTLRRLKGNSAIGHVRYSTAGSSNIGNAQPLVVEYSKGFIALAHNGNLTNAKIIKDELESYGSIFQSSTDTEVIIHLVALSHENSTLDRLIAALRRLEGSFSLLVMTDRELIALRDPYGFRPLVLGRLKDSYVVSSETCAFDLVEAEYLREIEPGEILHITHDDVKSYMPFKKVNKKRCIFEYIYFARPDSFMFGKTVYTVRKALGRELARDTHVEADMVIPIPDSGIGAAIGYSQETGIPFELGLIRNHYVGRTFIEPEESIRHFGVKLKLNAVRDVVKGKRIVVIDDSIVRATTGRKIIKMLRQYGAKEVHFRVSSPPTEYPCFYGIDTPSRGELIASSHSPEEINKYMESDTLKYLTVDGMKRALDNGEYSYCDACFTGAYPSKFPWGMELEQMELFVKR
- the pyk gene encoding pyruvate kinase produces the protein MEDGRKARIVCTIGPATQRESKIEALIASGMNVARLNFSHGDHASHGEVIGKIRRASLKLEKPVAILQDLQGIKIRVGRLQGGKVKLTAGDQVDILTGEGLGTAKAFFIPYPTLIDAAKTGDVILLDDGMIQLKVLHKEGERLVTSIVEGGVLREKKGVNLPGMKLKELSFTAKDKQDLEFGLAMGIDYVALSFVRSVRDVRAARTWLAKRNASIPIIAKIEKKEAIDAIDEILKEVDGIMVARGDLGVETPLEQVPLYQKMLIEKARGNRKLVITATQMLESMTVHERPTRAEATDVANAVIDGTDALMLSEETASGKFPVQAVETMGRIIRYTESSRVGPGEHRPFSFGPDRICEIPEAIAHAASRAAAEVGAKFIVAFTTTGFTAHLISEFRPETPIVAFSPYEKVVNRMALYWGVLPYRVESLETSEELVRRLDRELIELGYASVGDKLVIVASLPLLVGGTTNFIKIHVLEGR
- a CDS encoding macro domain-containing protein; the encoded protein is MESDNLLIANNGVIKIVEGDLTESDVDAIVNAANSHLQHGGGVAGAISRKGGPVIQEESNRIGHVPVGGCALTSGGRLKARHVIHAVGPRWGEGDEERKLTEAVRNTLSLAAEQGFRSISFPAISAGIFGFPKKRCAEIMVGEVTDYLKSKATSLKEVNFYLTDAEIIRFFKEELRKKEKGI
- the yihA gene encoding ribosome biogenesis GTP-binding protein YihA/YsxC, which produces MKILNAEYMKGVTRPDETADETVPEVSFIGRSNVGKSSMINRLVMRKVAKTSSTPGATRIINLYKVLYELGGGRKSMIFSDFPGFGYAKVSKEMYKGWESMIGGYIAESRRIRDLIWVYDVRRDIDDLDKALIDWVFSLELEFSVVLTKIDKETRSNVMKKKMLFSRYFGESRVLTFSAKDGYGRKELLSHIVAEH